Genomic segment of Myxococcus stipitatus:
CTCGGACGAGTACGGCATCCTGGTGCGTCAGCTCTTCTCCCACAGCGGCATCGACGCGGCGAAGGTGCGCGCGGTGGCCGTGTCCAGCGTGGTGCCTCCGCTCCAGTTCAGCCTGGAGAAGATGAGCGAGCGCTACTTCCGCATGCGGCCCATGTTCGTGGGGCCCGGCGTGAAGACGGGCATGCCCATCCTCTACGACAACCCTCGCGAGGTGGGCGCGGACCGCATCGTCAACGCGGTGGCCGCGTTCGAGAAGCATCGCTCCGCGCTCATCGTCGTGGACTTCGGCACCGCGACGACGTTCGACGCCGTGTCCGCGCGAGGCGAGTACCTGGGCGGCTGCATCTGCCCGGGCATCAACATCTCCATGGAGGCCCTGTTCCAGAACGCCTCCAAGCTGCCGCGCGTGGAGTTCGTGCGGCCGCCCCATGTCATCGGGCGCAACACGGTGCACTCGATGCAGTCGGGGCTCTTCTACGGTTACGTCGGGATGGTGGACGGCATCTGCGCGCGCATGCAGACCGACCAGGGCCAGCCCGTGAAAGTGGTGGCCACCGGAGGGCTCGCACCGCTGGTGGCCAGTGGATCCAAGGCCATCCACGAAGTGGACGAGTTCCTCACGCTCGAGGGCCTGCGCATCATCTACGGAAGGAATCACGCGACATGACGACCGCCGCCCCCGGCAACATCCCGGCGCCGCCTCCCGGCTGCCCCTTCAACGCGGAGTTCCTGCCGCCCAACCTGCGCAAGCACGTGGACCCCGCGGCGCCGGTGCCGCTGCGGATGATGGCCGCCAAGTCGCTCGTGCCGCTCGGCCCGTCGGACATGCTCGGCGCGCTCTTCATGCTGACGTTCGACGCGGACGCGGCGGTGCGCGAGACGGCGGCGAAGACCTCCGCGGCGCTCCCGGAGAAGATTCTCGGCTCCGCGCTGCGCGACGAGGAAGTGCAGCCGCAAGTGCTGGGCTACTTCCTGGGCCTGCTGAAGGAGAAGGACGCCTACGCTGAGATGCTCGTCCTCAATGCCAGCACGCCCGACGAGGCCGTCGCGGCGGTGGCTCGGGACTGCGGCCCGAAGCTGGCGGAGATCATCGGGCAGAACCAGCTCCGCCTGCTGCGCCACGAAGACATCCTGCGCAACCTCTGCTCCAACGCGCAGGCGCCGGTATCGCTCGTCGACGGCGTCTGTGACTTCGCGGTGCGCAGCGGGATGCAGCTGACGGACGTGCCGCAGATGAAGGCCGCGCGCGTGCGCCTGTTCGGCCCCGAGGCCGCGGAGACGCCGCCGGACCCGGGCCCCACGGCCGAGCAGGTCCTCCAGGAGATGGGGGGGGAGGTGTCGGACGAGAACGCCGCGCCGCTCGAGGAGGGCAAGCGCCTGACGCTGGCGCAGCGGCTGATGAAGATGTCCATCTCGGAGAAGATCAAGCTGGCGACGCTGGGCAACAAGGAGGCCCGCGGCGCGCTCATCCGGGACACCAACAAGCTGGTGGCCGTGGCCGTCATCCGCAGCCCGCGCATCACCGACGGCGAGGTGCTGTCGTGCGCGGCCAACCGGGCCATCATGGAAGACGTCCTTCGCGTCATCTACAACAACCGCGAGTGGACGAAGAACATGAAGGTGAAGCTGGCCCTGGTGAAGAACCCCAAGGTGCCGCTCACCGTCACGATGAAGTTCCTGAACGTGCTGCGCGACAACGAGCTCAAGGACTTGAGCCGCGACAAGAACGTGCCCGCGGCCGTGCAGCAGTTCGCCAAGAAGATGCTGGAGAAGAAGACCACGCCCAAGCGGACCGACGACAAGTAGGCGTGGGGGAGGGGAGCCTCCTCGGAGGCTCCACCCGCCCCGGCGGGATGACTCGCCGGGGAGGGGAGATGCTCGGACGGCTCAGGCGGCGGCTTCGTCGCTGTCCGCCACGGCCGAGGCCGGCTCTTCCAGGAGTTGCTGGGCGATGACGAGCGCCTTCTTCGTCTTCTCGCGCAGCTTCTCCTCGCTCTTGATGCGCGCGTAGAGCTTCGTCACACGCTCGTCGTTGCGGACGGCGGTGGCCTCCAGTTCGGCGATGCGCTTGCGCAGCTCGTCGGCTTCGTCCGCCGCGCGCGTGGCCTGCTCGGACAGCTCCGCCTGCGCCTGCTCGAGCTGACCGCGCAGCTCCTCGGTCTCGCTCTGCGCGGTCTCCACCTGGGCGCGCAGGGCGTCCGCCTCCTCGCGCGCGGTCTGCACCTCCATCTCGAGCTGACCGGTGCGGTTGCGCAGCTCCTCCAGCTCGGCGTTGAGGCCGGCCGTCTGCGCATTCAGCTGGTCCAGCTCTTCCTGGAGGGTGGTGAGCCGCGCGGTGGCGCCGCGAGACTCTTCCTTGGCGGTGGCGAGCTGCTGGTCCACGCGCTTGCGCTCGGCGGTGAGTGTGTCCGCGCGGGTGGTGAGCGTCTTGATCTGCGCGTCGCGCCGGGCAATCTCCGACTCGCTCGAGCTGGCCTTCTGCTCCAGCTCCAGGTGCTGATCCTTCAGCTCGATGATCTCCTGGTCCTTCTGGTTCAGCTCCGACTTGAGCCGCAGGATCTCCTTGTCGCGCTTGTTGACGGCATCGCGCAGGGCGAAGGTGTCCTTGTCGTTCTTCCCCGACGAGGCCCGCGCCGTCTCCAGCTCGGTGGACTTGGACTCGAGCTCGACCTCGAGCTCCCGCACGCGGTCCTCGGCCTGGGCGGACGCGCCACGCGAGTCCTCCAGGGACGCCTGGAGCTCCGCGACCTTCGCGCGCAGGTTGCGCAGCTCGGCCGCGTCGGCGGCGGAGGTGACCGGGGCGGCCGGCGTGGAGACCACGGGCGCGCTGACGGGGGCCCGCGTGGGCGTCGTCGGCGGCGTGCGCGCGGGCGGCGTGGAGGGCTTCGCCGGCTCGATGACCTTCAGCGCGGGCGGAGGCGCGGCGGGCACGGGAACGAAGCCCACCACCGTCTTCTCGGAGTCATCCAGCGCGTCGAGCGCGTCGTCCGCGTCCGAGCCGAGCGAGTCCAGCGTGGAGAAGTCCTCCTCCACACCCACGCCTTCCACCACGGCGTCGGGCGGTGCCTCGACGGGCTCCTCGACCAGCGAGACGGGCTCGGACTCCAGCTCCGGCTCCGGCGAGGACATGTCGTTGAAGGCCGCGTCCAGGTCCAGCTCTTCCCCGGCGACGGCGGGCTCCTCGCCCGTGTCCACGGAGATCTCCTCGCCGAAGTCCGCGGTCATCGGCTCATCGCCGAGTGCATCCAGGGTGAGGCTCTCGTCCACCACGTCCTCGGAGACGGGCGGCTCAGGGAAGCCGATCAACGCTCCCACGCGCTCGGTGAGCAGCTGCGCGTCGACAGGCATGGCCACGTACTCGTCGGCGTGGGCCTTCAGCTTGCGGTGCTGCGCGAAGCCATCCGGGTTGCCGACGATGACGATGGGGACGTTCTTGAGGTCGTCGTCCTTCTTCAGCTTGCCGCAGATGAGGTAGCCGTTCTGCCCCGCGGACAGCTCCACCGCGAGCACGACGAGCTGGGGCCGGTCCCGGCGAATCTGCTCCACGCTGCCCTTGCCGTCCGCGGTGTCTTCAACCGTGAAGCCCCGTCCCTCCAGGACGGGACGCAGGGTGGCGGCGAGGGCGGTGTCGCTCTTTTCGACGATCAGGATTTTCTTGGACATGTAGGAACGGCCCGACCTGGGTGCGGCGCGCGCGGGCGCCACGAGTGACGGTGGCGCGCGAGGAAAGAAGCATCGTCGAGGCTATCGGCCATGTCAGGGACCGTCAAATGTTCGGGCCGTACCGAACTCCCCTGGCGGACGCTCTGGCCAGCACTCGCGAAACGACCTGCTACAGCTTCCGGAGACGGCGACGAGCGCGTTTGCGCGCTCCAGTCGCGGGGAGTGTCCGGTACGCATCACGCGCCTGGCTGGAGAGCAGCTTGGCGGCGCGCCGCACGTGAGAAGGGCTGCTCAGGGATACGAAGCCGGCTCGGCGGAGACCGCGGGGTGGACGCGCTGAGGACGGGGGAGCGTCTGGTACGAGTACTCACCGTCGGACGACTCCATCGGCAGCGGGTTGCTGGCCACCGTGGCCCCGCGCTCGCGCTCATCGAGCATGCGGAGGATGTCGTGCTCGTCCATGTCGGTGACCATCTCGTAGACGACTTCCTGGTCCCGCCACGTGACGATGTTGAAGCCCTGCGCGGAGTCCACCTCCACCGCCGGGAGCGCCTGGGGCTTGGGACCTTCCTCGTCGGGGACGACGAAGACGCCGAGCCTGCGGCTGGGCTCCCCGTCGTTGGGGAGGGTCTCGTAGCTGATGTACGCGACCTCGCGCCCGTTGAGGATGGAGATGCGGCCCCCCAGCGGCTTGGCCTTGGGGAGCTGGGGCAGGGCGACGCGCGGGTCCACCTTGCCCTTGAACCACGTCTCCAGCTGCTCCGGCGCGGACGACGCGATCTCGAACGGGAGCGCTCGCGAGTGCCGGCGGACGATTTCGTCCCGCGCCAAGCGCTGACGCTGGGCTTCGCGGAGCATCAGCCAGCCGCTGCCCACCGTCATCACCACGAGGGCGACGGCGCCCGCCCGCAGCCAGACGCCGTACTGTGCGCGGCGGTGCTCCTTGTGGAGCCCCTGCGCGATGCCCGCGCGCAAGGAGGCTGGCGCGCGCATCTGCTGCACGGAGTGACGCGCGGCCCGGCGCAGGGCGGAGCGCATGTTCCGCTCGTCCTCCACACGGCGCCGGCAAGGGGGGCACGCGGCGAGGTGGGATTCGAGGTCGACCCGCTCCTCCGGCTGAAATTCGCCGTCGAGGTACGGATACAGAAGCCGTTCGAGTTCCTGGCAGGTCATGGGCGCGCGGTAGGAACCTGTTTCTAGCCCGTCTTCTTCCTTTGACGATACTCTTCCAGGTTCGCGGGGGCGCCTTCCGAGTCAC
This window contains:
- a CDS encoding anti-sigma factor family protein, producing the protein MTCQELERLLYPYLDGEFQPEERVDLESHLAACPPCRRRVEDERNMRSALRRAARHSVQQMRAPASLRAGIAQGLHKEHRRAQYGVWLRAGAVALVVMTVGSGWLMLREAQRQRLARDEIVRRHSRALPFEIASSAPEQLETWFKGKVDPRVALPQLPKAKPLGGRISILNGREVAYISYETLPNDGEPSRRLGVFVVPDEEGPKPQALPAVEVDSAQGFNIVTWRDQEVVYEMVTDMDEHDILRMLDERERGATVASNPLPMESSDGEYSYQTLPRPQRVHPAVSAEPASYP
- a CDS encoding type III pantothenate kinase, yielding MLLAIDVGNTNTVLGVFEGRKLLDHWRVETSTRRTSDEYGILVRQLFSHSGIDAAKVRAVAVSSVVPPLQFSLEKMSERYFRMRPMFVGPGVKTGMPILYDNPREVGADRIVNAVAAFEKHRSALIVVDFGTATTFDAVSARGEYLGGCICPGINISMEALFQNASKLPRVEFVRPPHVIGRNTVHSMQSGLFYGYVGMVDGICARMQTDQGQPVKVVATGGLAPLVASGSKAIHEVDEFLTLEGLRIIYGRNHAT
- a CDS encoding response regulator, coding for MSKKILIVEKSDTALAATLRPVLEGRGFTVEDTADGKGSVEQIRRDRPQLVVLAVELSAGQNGYLICGKLKKDDDLKNVPIVIVGNPDGFAQHRKLKAHADEYVAMPVDAQLLTERVGALIGFPEPPVSEDVVDESLTLDALGDEPMTADFGEEISVDTGEEPAVAGEELDLDAAFNDMSSPEPELESEPVSLVEEPVEAPPDAVVEGVGVEEDFSTLDSLGSDADDALDALDDSEKTVVGFVPVPAAPPPALKVIEPAKPSTPPARTPPTTPTRAPVSAPVVSTPAAPVTSAADAAELRNLRAKVAELQASLEDSRGASAQAEDRVRELEVELESKSTELETARASSGKNDKDTFALRDAVNKRDKEILRLKSELNQKDQEIIELKDQHLELEQKASSSESEIARRDAQIKTLTTRADTLTAERKRVDQQLATAKEESRGATARLTTLQEELDQLNAQTAGLNAELEELRNRTGQLEMEVQTAREEADALRAQVETAQSETEELRGQLEQAQAELSEQATRAADEADELRKRIAELEATAVRNDERVTKLYARIKSEEKLREKTKKALVIAQQLLEEPASAVADSDEAAA